From the Hyphomicrobiaceae bacterium genome, the window GTGGCACAGTCCAGCAGGTCGCCAACTACGGGTTGAAGGATGGCAAGGTGTTCGACTTCATCTCAGCCCAGACGCCAGCGCCTGGATCGAAAGACGAGGGGATACTGAAGTCGCTATTCCGCAACCTCGGCAAGAAGACCAACATCTTCGGCGACGGAACTTGATAACCAGCTAGTTGGTCAGACGCAGCCCGCGCACATTCTTTGCGATGCCCGACGCGATGAATTCGATCATTGACGTATTGGCTTCCTCAACAGTGCCACCGTGCGTGAACGACTGCCAAGTCTTCACCTCAAGCCAACCTGTCTGGCCATCTCCCCAGTCCTGGCTGGGATCGCCGAAGAACAAAATCTGCTTGTGCGTTTGATCAATGGTTGCCGCCGAATCCCATTTATTGCGGAACGCACCATAGGTCCGCGGCATGACGCTTGCTGACGGATAGGCGGGATTGGCCAGCGAGTTCGTGAACGGCAAGGGATGAGTTGATGCATCCGTCCACACGACGATCAACGGGTAGACGTCTGTTACCTTGGTGTTGAAACCCGCGGGCTGGTCGCCGACCTTCATCCATGTCGAGCTCATTGCAGCGTTGAGGCATTCAAGACCGCTTTCGGCCCAGTCCGCACCACCACTGGCAACCTGCGGAGAAACGAAGCTGTTGAATGTGGACGCTTCGTCGGGAAGCATGAAGAAATTCGACGTCACCAGGGGATCGGAATCCCAAATGCCGGGCGCAGTGTCGCCAAAGTCCTTGAAGTAGAGCATGCGGACGCGAACTAGCGGGAACTGCTGAATTCCCTTCGCAGCAAGCGCGGAATTCAGATTGTCGTAGAAGTTCATCGCGTTGTTCTTGACGGCGTTCAGCGAGGTCTGCATGGAGCCTGTCGAGTCCACGCACATAGCGATGTCAAGAACCGGAAATCCGGGGGTTACGCTAGCTTCCGAACTGCCACTGATGGTAATTTTGTTAAAGCCGAGCGTTGCCGACAGCGTGGTGTTGCTCGTCGCCGTATAGTCGATATGGGACTTCCAAAGACCCGAATCCTGCGTCAGCGTTACATTCAGTTTGGCGATCTTGACCGAGGTGAGATCGGCAAGGTTGGCGAAGAAGTAGTTTTTCGCGATCTCCTGAGCCTGTGCGATCACTTGCGCACTATCGGCGCTAGGGTCAACCTCCCCCGCGCTTGCTGACGCGCGCGCAGCTGCCAAGTTGGCGGCGTCTGCGGCTTGGGACACGCGGGAGCGCACGCGCTCTTGGCGGATGAAATCCATCGCGAGGCCCGAAACGCCAACGAGCACGCTTAGCAAGAGCGCAAACAGGGGCACAATCGAACCACTCGTATTGCTCCGAGCCTGATGCACCCGCTGCAATGTTCTCTTAACGCGGGAATGCATGAACGGGACCTTGGCTACTGACGCTTTTACTTGAGGTGCGCCCACCGTATCGCGCCGATAGAAAAAACCTTCGAAAAATTCCCGTACAATTTGAAGTATCTCGCGCCCGAGAGCCGACACGGCAGCTGAAACAGTTTCCCCGAATTCACAATAAAGAGCTTGTTAAGAGAAGAAGGGTCCCGGAGTTGCCTCCGGGACCCTTCGCAAGATCGTGTCTGATCGTTGCGTGTTAGCCGTGGGCCAGAACAGCCAGCAGCAGCAACGCAACAATGTTGGTGATCTTAATTGCCGGGTTCACCGCCGGACCAGCGGTATCCTTGTAGGGATCGCCGACGGTATCGCCTGTCACCGATGCCTTGTGAGCTTCCGACCCCTTGACGTGCTTCACGCCATCTTTGTCGACGAAGCCGTCTTCGAAGCTCTTCTTTGCATTATCCCACGCGCCGCCGCCGGAAGTCATCGAAATCGCGACGAAAATACCAGTGACGATCACACCGAGTAGCATCGCACCGACAGCAGAGAACGCTTCGCCTTTACCAGCAATCGCGCTGATTACGACGAAGAGGACAATCGGAGAGAGAACGGGCAGAAGCGAGGGGATCACCATCTCCTTGATCGCAGCCTTGGTGAGAAGGTCAACGGCCGCGGCATAATCAGGTTTCTCGGTGCCCTTCATAATGCCGGGCTTCGCCTTAAACTGACGGCGCACTTCCTCAACGATGGCACTGCCTGCACGACCGACCGCTGTCATGGCCATTCCCCCAAAAAGGAAGGGGATGAGACCGCCAAGAAGCAACCCGACCACGACGTATGGGTTCTCAAGACCGAAGTTGACGTTGACGCCCTTGAAGAACTGATAGCCGGTCGCGCCTTCCTTGTTGGCTTCCGTGATGAAGTGATGCAGATCGTAGTTGTAGGCTGCAAACAGCACGAGAGCGCCAAGGCCGGCGGAACCGATTGCGTACCCCTTGGTGACAGCCTTGGTCGTGTTGCCCACGGCATCGAGGGCGTCGGTCGAACGGCGAACCTCTTTAGGCAGGCCTGCCATTTCGGCGATGCCGCCTGCGTTGTCCGTAACCGGGCCGAAGGCGTCGAGCGCAACGATCATACCGGCAAGGCCGAGCATGGTGGTCGTTGCGATCGCGGTGCCGAACAGACCCCCGAGGTTATAGGTCAGGATAATGCTGGCGACGATGGCGAGCGTCGGCAGAGCGCAGGCTTCAAGCGAAACAGCCAGACCCTGAATGACGTTGGTGCCATGACCGGTGACCGAGGCTTGGCTGATCGAGCGCACCGGACGATAGCCGATACCGGTGTAGTATTCGGTGATCCAGACGATCAGGCCCGTCAGCGCAAGACCAACCAGACCGCACCAAAGCAGGTTGAGGCCGGTAATCTCGACACCGTTAGCCGTACCGACCGGACCATAGCCACCGAGCACGTACTGGGTCGCGCCCCAAAGTCCAAAGATCGACAGCGCGCCCGAAGCGAGCACGCCCTTGTAAAGGGCGCCCATGATCGAACCGTTGGCGCCAAGTTTGACAAAGTAAGTGCCGATGATCGAGGTGACGATGCACGCCGCGCAAATGGCCAGCGGGTAGACAATCAACGCCTGGAGATTCGGCTGACCGGCAAACAGGATCGCTGCCAAAACCATGGTCGCAACGACAGTCACGGCGTACGTTTCAAACAAGTCGGCCGCCATGCCGGCGCAATCGCCAACGTTGTCACCGACGTTATCAGCGATGGTCGCAGGGTTGCGTGGGTCGTCCTCGGGAATGCCAGCTTCGACTTTGCCGACGAGATCGCCGCCGACATCCGCACCCTTCGTGAAGATGCCACCGCCAAGACGCGCGAAAATCGAGATCAGCGACGCGCCGAAGCCAAGCGCCACCAGAGCGTCGATAACTTCGCGGCCGCCCGGCTCCTTGCCCATCATGTTGGTGAGGACATAGTAGTAGACGGACACACCCAGCAGCGCGAGACCGGCAACCAGCATGCCGGTGATGGCACCGGCCTTGAATGCGATATCGAGACCGCGGCCGAGCGATTGGGTCGCGGCCTGAGCTGTGCGAACGTTGGCGCGTACCGAAACGTTCATGCCGATGTAGCCAGCGAGGCCCGAGAGCACCGCACCGATGGCGAAGCCAACAGCCTGTAGCGGTCCAAGCAGCGCCCAAGCGAGAATGAAGATGACAGCGCCAACGATCGCGATCGTGCGATACTGGCGATTGAGATAAGCCTGCGCGCCTTCACGGATGGCGCCGGCAATTTCCTGCATGCGGGCATTGCCAGCGTCCGAGCCCATCACCGCGTTCGATGTGATGAAGGCATAGACGATGGAGAGTGCGCCACAGGCGATAATCCCCAACAGTATGTTGCTCATTTTGAGGTCCCTTTTGGCCCTAGATTTTTAGATGTATTCTCGGACGGCGTGACTTCCCCGGACGCCCGGCCCCGCCCCCCATTTGTTCTTCAGGCGAGAGTCGCGGCGGACCATGCCAAAACTGCCGCGGCGTTGCAACACGGGCACAACTGTCTTTTAGTTGAGAAGCGGCTCTGAAGCCCTCGCGGACACAGTTAATCGGCCCTCTTCCGCCAAACGGATGCGGCAGGACGACCTCAATGCAGCCCAGCGCCCTTTTCTACGTCGGTTGACCGGTTTGGGTCCCTACCCAACTAGCGTCAAGCCGACGCAGCGCATATAACCCGCGCTAATCCTTCCTCATCGAGCGCGGAGCGCCCCAACTTGAACATCAACAAGCTCATCGATAGCACTCCTGGTGCGTCACCCGTCCGAAACCTTTCCACCGCCTTCGGTGTCGACCCAACCAGGGCCGAGCCCGCTGTGGATATGCTGGCCCAATCGCTGGCAGACCGCATTGAGCGCAACACGCTGTCTCGCGGTGGTATCGCTGACGTATTCGACTTGCTTGCCCGCCCAGAGGCGGGCGTGGCTCTGAATGAGCCTCAGGCGCTTGCTTCCGAGCATGTTGAAGAGGTTGGCAACGGAATCCTCGACGTCCTGCTTGGCTCCAAGCACATCAGTCGTGGCCTTGCGGCAAAGGCCGCTCGTGAAAGCGGACTGAGCGAAGAAACCCTGAAGAAGATGCTGCCCGCGGTGGCCAGCATGGTGATTGGGGCTCTTCAAAACAAAACCATGCCGCAGATTGAAAAGGCGATGCACGCGATGCCTGCAATTCCTGGCAGCCCGCTGCCGCTGCCGGGCGAACCGCGTGGGTCGATTCCTCAGAACCATCCTAATTTGCCGCAAACGGCCGGAGGCGGACGCAGCGGCGGCACGGCAGGTCGCAGCCCGCTGCCATTACCCGGGGACGATATTCCAGGGATCGAAGGGCCCAGCCGCTTCCCGCAGATTCCCGACATCATTCGGAAGGGCGGGCGGCAGATTCAGGTTCCAGGGCCTACAGGCGGTTCTCTCGACGAAATTATTCGACAGATCCTGGCAAACGTCCTCGGATTCAAGAACTCCGGCGTGCTGGCTTGGATCTTGAAGATCATCTTCTCGCGATGGTTCCTCGGTCTTCTGTCGCGCATTTTGTTCCGCCGGAAGTAGACGAGTGGCGCATTTGCACAAAGTGCAATCAATCGAAACAACAGAGGCCGGTCTTGAGACCGGCCTTTGCTTTTAAGAGATCTCGCGGGAGTCGCGTCTCACGAACGGCAGGGCCGCGCTTCGACAGAACAGCCCCAACCGCCGGAACCCTGCGAGCAAGTCATCTTCTTGCTACCGGCCTTGCGGTAGCTGGCCCAGGCGGAGCCATATTCAAAATCGACAAACGACGACCAGGCAGAAACAGCAGCCTGCTCGGCCTGGCGTTTGGTCGCCTTGCCGCTCGATGAGCCGTAATGGAAGTGGTCCGAATAGCAGACGTATCCGCGCTCATAGCGGGCGTCGTGCATCGCCTCGCCAACGGTCTCGGCCTGCAACGACTTCTTGCGCGCAGCCTCTGCATGGCCGGCCGCGAACAGCGCGACAACGGCCAAAATTCCTGAAAATACTTTGGTGAATGTCATGGCGTTGTGTCCCATAGAATCTGCACTCCCCCGAATGCGGAGCTAACTTTGGCAAAAGCGAACGACAATTCAACGCCGCCAGACGCCTTCGCGCCGGACAAGCGCTAAAATCTCCAACTTGCGGCCAGGATGACACACTTGTCACGCTGACGATCCACACAAACAAAAGGCCGAACTCCGACTTACGTCAGGTCCGGCCGATATTCTTGTAAGCTAGCCGTGAGCTAGCGACTGCAAGGAATTGCGTGAACCTCGCAGCCCCAACTCGTGCCAGACTGTGAGCACTTCAGGTCCTTCTTGGCCGCCACCGAATAGCTAGACCATTGACCACCGTATTCCAGATCAACGAGTTCGAACCAGGACTCGACCGCCTCTGCCTTTGCCTTCGCAAGGGTCGGCTGTCCCGAGCTGGAACCGAAGTGAACGTGTTCAGCGAAGCAATAGCGATTGCCGTAACGCGCGAGATCGTGGATGGCAGCCGCACCGGTCAGAACCGGAGGTTTCCGGCCAGCGCCAGCATTTGCAGTATCGACTGCACTTGGCAGAAACAGCGCCGCAGCCAAGGCGCAAAAGGCGAGCGAAATGCGCCGTGTTGTATGGAAAGACATATGGAATTCCCTCGGAATGTCGCGAATCGTATTGGGCGAGACGGTGGCAATTCTGGCTGCAATTGGGCCCAAGCTCGATATTCGAAATCAAGTCGAGATCACAAATCTTGCCAGGCGCGGCAAAGATGGCACACGCATGCAAGCCGCAACGCCTTGACGGCGCTCAACGACCTTACAGCGCCAGACGATACCGAGCGCACACCTCCATCCGGGCAAGGGGCCCGAGCGAAGATCGTCTGGATTTGTAAAGCCCAGACGCCGATGCTTTGAGATGCTAACGACGAACCGCTACTTCGCGGCGACGACGGAGATCTCCACCAGCATCCGAGGATCGATCAGCTTGGCTTCTATACAAGCCCGCGCAGGCGCATCCTTCCCGCCAAGCCAAGCGCCCCAAGCCTTATTCATTGCATCACGATGGCGAATGTCATTCAGCCAGACGGTCGCCTGAACGACCTTGGACTTGTCGGTACCGCACAGCGCCAGAAGACGGTCGATTTCGGTGAGCACTTCCTGGGTCTGACCTTCGCAGTCCTTGCCCAAGTCAGTCGGAATGACGCCTGCTGTGAACACGAAGCCGTTTGCCTCCGTCACCTTGGAATAGACGGGCGAGGACTCGTGGCGCTTGATGGACATCTGTGGGGCTCCCGGAAAATTTCATATGGTTGGATGGCAGGGCGCCCTCTTAGCCCAGGTCTGCTCAAAGCGTGAAGCCAACAGACCGGCGGCAAATCGCGCAAAGCATCCCCGTCGCTGTGGCACCGCCTCGGCCGGGGAGATTTTGCCGCGTTGCATTAACCCTTTGCAGGAAGCCTGGGAGCCCCTATAGTTGCAAATGACTTGCAACTGCAGTTACCAGTCTCCGCCTCTCGGGGGCGCGGATCTTAGGAGCCCGAATTGGAAGCCCACCCGGACGTGATTTCCAAGAGCGCCCCGATAGCCAGCGGAGGCTGGCTGCGCGCCCGCGGAGAAGCCGCGCTCAACGACGTCTACCGCACGATTCCCGTAGCGCGCTCAGGCCCGGCATGGCGACGGCTCCTCGCCTACCTCGGCCCA encodes:
- a CDS encoding pilus assembly protein TadG-related protein; translation: MHSRVKRTLQRVHQARSNTSGSIVPLFALLLSVLVGVSGLAMDFIRQERVRSRVSQAADAANLAAARASASAGEVDPSADSAQVIAQAQEIAKNYFFANLADLTSVKIAKLNVTLTQDSGLWKSHIDYTATSNTTLSATLGFNKITISGSSEASVTPGFPVLDIAMCVDSTGSMQTSLNAVKNNAMNFYDNLNSALAAKGIQQFPLVRVRMLYFKDFGDTAPGIWDSDPLVTSNFFMLPDEASTFNSFVSPQVASGGADWAESGLECLNAAMSSTWMKVGDQPAGFNTKVTDVYPLIVVWTDASTHPLPFTNSLANPAYPSASVMPRTYGAFRNKWDSAATIDQTHKQILFFGDPSQDWGDGQTGWLEVKTWQSFTHGGTVEEANTSMIEFIASGIAKNVRGLRLTN
- a CDS encoding sodium-translocating pyrophosphatase, yielding MSNILLGIIACGALSIVYAFITSNAVMGSDAGNARMQEIAGAIREGAQAYLNRQYRTIAIVGAVIFILAWALLGPLQAVGFAIGAVLSGLAGYIGMNVSVRANVRTAQAATQSLGRGLDIAFKAGAITGMLVAGLALLGVSVYYYVLTNMMGKEPGGREVIDALVALGFGASLISIFARLGGGIFTKGADVGGDLVGKVEAGIPEDDPRNPATIADNVGDNVGDCAGMAADLFETYAVTVVATMVLAAILFAGQPNLQALIVYPLAICAACIVTSIIGTYFVKLGANGSIMGALYKGVLASGALSIFGLWGATQYVLGGYGPVGTANGVEITGLNLLWCGLVGLALTGLIVWITEYYTGIGYRPVRSISQASVTGHGTNVIQGLAVSLEACALPTLAIVASIILTYNLGGLFGTAIATTTMLGLAGMIVALDAFGPVTDNAGGIAEMAGLPKEVRRSTDALDAVGNTTKAVTKGYAIGSAGLGALVLFAAYNYDLHHFITEANKEGATGYQFFKGVNVNFGLENPYVVVGLLLGGLIPFLFGGMAMTAVGRAGSAIVEEVRRQFKAKPGIMKGTEKPDYAAAVDLLTKAAIKEMVIPSLLPVLSPIVLFVVISAIAGKGEAFSAVGAMLLGVIVTGIFVAISMTSGGGAWDNAKKSFEDGFVDKDGVKHVKGSEAHKASVTGDTVGDPYKDTAGPAVNPAIKITNIVALLLLAVLAHG
- a CDS encoding DUF937 domain-containing protein, encoding MNINKLIDSTPGASPVRNLSTAFGVDPTRAEPAVDMLAQSLADRIERNTLSRGGIADVFDLLARPEAGVALNEPQALASEHVEEVGNGILDVLLGSKHISRGLAAKAARESGLSEETLKKMLPAVASMVIGALQNKTMPQIEKAMHAMPAIPGSPLPLPGEPRGSIPQNHPNLPQTAGGGRSGGTAGRSPLPLPGDDIPGIEGPSRFPQIPDIIRKGGRQIQVPGPTGGSLDEIIRQILANVLGFKNSGVLAWILKIIFSRWFLGLLSRILFRRK
- a CDS encoding RidA family protein, which encodes MSIKRHESSPVYSKVTEANGFVFTAGVIPTDLGKDCEGQTQEVLTEIDRLLALCGTDKSKVVQATVWLNDIRHRDAMNKAWGAWLGGKDAPARACIEAKLIDPRMLVEISVVAAK